The Acidobacteriota bacterium genome segment GAGAGGCGCAGGTTCGGCGCCTCGCGGCCGTGCGTGCCGGGCGAGATGCGGACGCCGTCAACCGCGCACTCGACGCGCTGACGCAGGCCGCGGAGGCGCGTACGGGCAACCTGCTGGCCCTCGCCGTCGACGCGGCACGTGCGCGTGCGTCGCTCGGCGAGATCTCGGGCGCGCTGGAACGGGTGTTCGGCAGGTATCAGGCCGTCGGCCGTACGATATCCGGCGTGTATTCGGCCGAGAGCGCTGACGATCCCGAGTTCCAGCGAGCCAGGACCATGGCCGCACACTTCGAGCGGACGGAAGGTCGTCGCCCGCGCCTGCTCGTGGCCAAGCTCGGACAGGACGGCCACGATCGGGGCGCGAAAGTGATCGCAACGGCGTTTGCCGACGTCGGCTTCGACGTGGACGTGGGGCCGCTCTTTCAGACGCCGCAGGAAGCCGCGCGCATGGCCGTGGAGAACGACGTCCACGTGCTGGGCGTGTCGAGTCTCGCCGGTGGACACAAGACGCTCGTGCCAGACGCGATCGCGGAACTTGCGCGATTCGGTCGCCCGGACATCCTCGTCGTGGTCGGTGGCGTCGTGCCGCCGCAGGATCGCCCCGCGTTGATCGACGCAGGTGTCACGGCGGTGTTCGGTCCGGGCAGTGCGATTCCCGTGTGCGCGCAGGAGATCCTCGGCGCGCTCACGCGGGCGCGAGGGTGATGACCACGCGGCGCCTGCCCGTGGACGTGTACGTCGCCGGCGTGATCGGCGGCGACCGCACGATCCTCGCGCGAGCCATCACGCTGATCGAGAGTGAGCACCCCGACGATGCGGATGCTGCGGCGGCGGTGCTGGACGGCGTTCTGCCGCACGCGGGGCGATCGCGGCGTGTGGGCGTGAGCGGCGTGCCTGGCGTTGGCAAGAGCACGTTCATCGACGCGCTCGGCATGCACCTGGTCGACGCGCGCGACGCGCGCGTGGCCGTGCTCAGCGTCGATCCATCGAGCCCCGTATCGGGCGGCAGCATCCTCGGTGACAAGACGCGCATGGAGCGCCTGGCGCTGCACGAGCGCGCGTACATCAGGCCGTCGCCCTCGCGCGGACATCTCGGCGGCGTCGCGCGTCGCACGCGTGAGACGATCGTCCTGTGCGAAGCGGCCGGGTTCGACACCATCCTGGTCGAGACCGTGGGGGTGGGGCAGTCCGAGACGGCCGTCCGATCGATGGTCGACTTCTTCCTGCTGCTCCTTCTGCCCGGGGCGGGAGACGAGTTGCAGGGCATCAAGCGCGGGATCGTCGAGATGGCCGATGCCGTCGCGATCAACAAGGCCGACGGCGAGAACACCGCGCGAGCCGAGACCGCGCGTGCGGCGTACAAGGCAGCGCTGCACCTGTTCCCGGCGTCCACCGACGGATGGCAGCCTCCAGTCGTCACGTGTTCGGCGACGACAGGCACGGGCGTGCCGGCGGTCTGGGACATCGTCATGCGGCACGAGTCGCAGATGCGGGCGCGCGGCGGGTTCGAGACGCGTCGCCAGGAGCAGGCGCTCGCATGGATGCGTGCGCTCGTCGCGGAGGGGATCGAGGCACGGCTGCGCGCCGACGCGCGTGTGTCGGAGAAGTGGCCGGCTCTCGAAGCAGCCGTGCGAGAGTCGCGCACCACCCCATTTGCCGCCGCCCGCGAGCTGCTGGCGCATCTGGATCCGGCAACCGGCAACCGGCAAGCCGGCAACCGGTAGGCCGGAGACGGGACACAACGACGGACATTCCTGGCATCGCAGCATTACCGTAGGCCGACCCTACCGTGTTGTAGTCTGTACCCCGCAACGGGAGCGACACGAGACAATGAGCGAGTTGAGAATCGGGATCGTCGGGCTCGGCTGGGTCGCGGGCGCGCACATCGAAACGTTCAAACACGTGACAGGGGCTCGGGTCACCGCCGTCTGCTCGCGCCGCGTGCAGGAACCCGCGGCGCTGGAGGCGCGGTACGGTATCCCGCTGAAGGCCTACCAGGACTACGCGGGAATGCTCGCCGATCCCGACATCGACGCGATCGACATCTGCACGCCGCATCCCTATCACGCCGAACAGGCAATCGCGGCGGCCAACGCCGGCAAGCACCTCATCATCGAGAAGCCCATCGCGCTGTCGTGGGCCGACGCCGTGCGCGTGCGCGATGCCATCCGCGCCAACGGCGTGCAGGCGATGGTGTGTGTCGAGGTGCGCTACAGCGCGCAGTTCACGTTGACGCGCGCGATCGTCGAGCAGGGGTTGCTCGGCGACCTGCACTACGGCGAGGTGGACTACTACCACGGCATCGGCCCCTGGTACGGGCAGTACGGCTGGAACATCAAGAAGGACATGGGCGCGTCGAGCCTGCTCACCGCCGGCTGCCACGCGATGGACATCCTGCTGATGCTGATGCAGGCGCCCGTCCTCGAAGTGACGGCGCTCGGGACCAACTCGCGCAGCGAACACTTCTCGCCGTACGAATACCCGACCACCACGGTGAGCCTGCTGCGGTTCGCCGACGGCCGCGTCGGCAAGGTCACGTCCTGCATCGACTGCCTCCAGCCGTACTACTTCCATACGCACCTGGTGGGCAGCCACGGGACGCTGCTCGACACGAAGCTGTACACGGATCGACTGCCGGGCATGATCAAGACCGAGTGGTCGCAGTTGGCCACGCACCCCATCGATTCGGGCGACGTGAAGGATCATCCGTACCAGCCACAGTTCCAGGCCTTCGTCGACGCGACGGCCGCCGGCGTGCCCATGCCGCTCACCGACTTCGACACAGCGATCGAGAGCCATCGCGTGGCATACGCGGCAGACCTCTCGGTGGCGCGTCGCGAGACAGTGAAACTCTCGGAACTGGCATAGGACCATGCCGCGCGTGCTGGCGCTGATGGCGCACCCCGACGACATCGAGATCACGTGCGCCGGCACGCTCATCCTGTTGAAGGACGCCGGATGGGACGTCCACATGGCGACGATGACGGCGGGGGATCTCGGGTCGTCGACATTGCCGGCGGCGGCAATCGCGCGCATTCGCAGGAAGGAAGCCGCGGCATCCGCGCGCCTGCTGGGAGCGGGCTATACGTGCCTCGGCATTCGCGACCTCACGATCGCGCACACCGAGCGGCAGAAGCGGATCGTGACCGGTCTGCTGCGCGCGGTGCGGCCAGACGTGCTGATCACGCATCCGCCCGTGGACTACATGGCCGACCACGAGCAGACGTCGTATCTCGCGCGCGATGCGGCGTTCGGCTCAACGATTCCGAACTGGAAGGCGCTGCCGCCGATTGGCGTGCGCGCGCCTCGTCGTCCAGCGCCGCCGTGCGACGCGCTCCCGGCGCTGCTCTTCGCCGACCCCATCGACCTGGCCACGCCGACGGGCGCGCGCGCCGCAGCGACGCATGTCGTCGACATCTCACCGGTGATCGAGCGCAAGGCCGCGATGCTCGCCGCGCACGCGTCGCAGCGCGCGTGGCTGCACGAGCAACACGGCGAGGACGAGTACCTCCACTGGATGCGCCGCGTCGCAGTCGAGCGCGCCCGCGACATCCGCCGCAGGTCAGTCACCCACGCCGAAGGATTCGTCCCCTACCTCGGCCACGCGTTCCCCAGGCACGACGTCCTCACGAAGGCGTTGGGCCGCAAGGTGGTACGGAGCGCAATGCCGTGAACGCCGCGATGCCGGGAATGCCATGAACCCGGTGTCCGATTGCCCGTTGCCGGTTGCCGGTTGCCGGCGAGATGTACGATCTCCCCCATGCCCACCACGCGTCTCTTCCTCGTTCGCCACGGCGCCACGCAGCTGACAGCGGAGAATCGCTTCTCCGGTGCCGTGGGCGTGGACCTGTCGGATGAAGGCCGCTGGCAGGTGGCCAAGCTCGGCGAACGGCTTCGACAGGATCCCGTGACGGCGATCTACACGAGCCCGCTGTCGCGGACGGTCGAGACGGCGCGCATCATCGGGCGCACGTTCGATCTCGAGCCCATCGTGCGCGACGGACTCGCCGAGATCGGGCACGGCCGCTGGGAGGGACTCACGCGCGCCGAGGTCGAAGCCCGCTTCGGTGACGAGTACGCTACGTGGGAAGAGGACCCGTTCACGTTCGCGCCGGAGGGGGGCGAGTCGGGCGTCACGGTGCTGGCACGCGCGCTCCCCGTCATCCGCGAGGTGGTCACCACGCATCAGGGCGAGTGCGTCCTCGTGGTGTCGCACAAGGCCACGATCCGTATCCTCCTCAGCAGCCTCCTCGGGTTCGACGCGCGGGGGTATCGCGATCGCCTCGATCAGGCGCCGGCGTGCCTCAACGTGCTCGACTTCCGCGACACGGTGCGCGCGCGGCTGATGCTCTTCAACGATACGTCTCACTACGCGCACCACGCGCGCCCGGCCGGCGCCGGACTCTCGCGGTGGTGGGACGGCACCAACGCTCCACGCTGATGGCGTCCGCGCACCTCTCGCACTATCGCCTCCTCGGCCTGCTGGGCGTCGGCGGCATGGGCGAGGTCCATCGAGCCGAAGACACGCGCCTGCGACGCGAAGTCGCCATCAAGATCCTGCATCCCGAAGCCGCCGCGTCGAAGGAGTGGCTGACGCGTTTCCGCCGCGAAGCGCGACTGGCCTCGTCACTCCAGCATCCGCACATCTGCACGATCCACGAGCTCGGCGAGCACGACGGCCAGGCGTTCATCGTGATGGAGCGCCTCGAAGGCGTGACGGTGCGCGAGCTGATCGAGGAGGGCCCGATGCCGCCCGCGCGCGTGATCGCCCTCGCGCGGCAGGTGGCAGACGCGCTCGACGCCGCGCACAGGCAGGGCATCATCCACCGCGACATCAAGCCCGCCAATCTCTTTGTCACCGAAGGCGATCACGTGAAGGTCGTGGACTTCGGGCTGGCACGGCTTGCCAGCGACGAGCCGGGAGCCGGGACTGCGTCCGGCCCGGCGCCGATCCAGCGCGATCCCGCGGTCGATCTGGCCCGCACGCATTCGCGTCCGCTGCACCTGACCCAGACCGGCATGGCCATGGGGACCGTGTTCTACATGTCGCCGGAACAGGCGCGCGGCGACGCGCTGGATGCGCGCACGGATCTCTTCTCCCTCGGCAGCGTGCTCTACGAGATGGTCACGGGCCGACGCGCGTTCGAGGGCGACGACATCGCGCAGATCCTCAACCGGATCGGCAACGGCGTGTTCGTGCCGCCGCGTTCGCTCCAGCCGGGCGTGCCGCGTGCACTCGACGCGATCATCGTCAAGCTGCTGGCCGCCGATCCGGGCCAGCGGTACCAGCGCGCCAGCGAACTCGCGTCGGATCTGGCGCGCGCGCAGGCCCCGAGCGGTCCCGCGCCGCGCCTGCTCGTCGATGGCGGTACCCGCCTCGATCGCGCGACACGCAGGCGCCGCGTAGGCCTGGCCGCGTCGGCGCTGCTCGTTGCGGGCAGCCTGGCTGCCGCGTGGTACGCGCGGCGCCCAGTCGCGCTCACCGATCGCGACAGCATCGTGATCGGCGCAATCGAGAACGCCACGGGCAATCCCGTGTTCGACGACACGCTTCGCGCGGCGCTCGAAGTGCAACTTGCCCAGTCGCCGTTCCTCGCCATCGTGCCCGACGGACGTATCGCCGAGACGCTGCGGCTCATGGGACGCGCACCTGACCAGCGCCTGACGCACGACATCGCGCGCGAAACCTGTCAGCGCCTCGACGTCAAGGCCCTCATCGACGGTCGGCTCGCGCCGTTCGGGTCGCAGTACGTGCTCACCGTCACGGCCACGGACTGCCGCACGGGAGGCACGCTCGCTCAAGCGCAGGCCGAAGCCGCCAACGCCGAGTCCGTGCTGGCCGAACTCGGCACGATCGCGTCTGGGCTGCGCACGACGCTCGGCGAGTCGCTGCCGTCGCTCGCGCGCTTCGACACGCCCATCGCGCAGGCCACGACGCCGTCGCTGCCTGCGCTGAAGGCGTACGCCATGGGGCTCGAGGAGCGGCGCCGCGGCAGGGAGATCGAGTCGATCGCGTTCCTCAATCAGGCGATCGAGCTCGACCCGACGTTCGCGCAGGCGCACGCGACACTCTCGACGGTCTACGGCGCGATCGGAGAACTGGAGAAGAGCGAGGCGCACGCCCGCGAAGCCTTCGCGCACCAGAATCGCGTCAGCGAACACGAACGTCTCTTCATCAGGTACCAATATCACGACCGTGTCACGGGCGATCAGGACGCCGTCGTCGAGACGCTGCAGGCCTGGCAGGCCGCCTATCCGCGTGACTTCGTTCCCGCCAACGCGCTGGCCGTCATCTACAACCGGCTCGGGCAGTACGACAAGGCAGTGGCGGCCGCGACCGAGGCACTGCGCCGGACCCCCGATCATCCCTTCGCCGTGTCGAACCTCGCGGTGGCCTACCGTGGACTCGATCGCTACGACGATGCGCGACGCGTGGCGTCCGAGGCGGTGACGCGTGGCACCGCGACAGCGCCCACACGACGCCTCCTGTTCCAGTTGCAGGTCCTGGCGGAGGATCCCGCCGCCGCGAAGCAGATCGCCTGGGCGCGCGGGCAGACGCGCGAGTTCGACCTCGTGGCCGCGCAGGCGCAGATCGCGATGTTCGAGGGGCGTTGGGGAGACGGTGAGGCACTCTACCGTCGCGCGATCGAATTGGCCCTCGCGCGCGGGCTCCAGGGCTACGCGGCGGGACAGGCCTCGCACCTGGCGTGGCTCGAAGCGATCGAGCGCCCCGGCCCGGACCTGGAGGCGCGCGTCAGGCGCATGCTCGCGTTCGCGAACCATGGCGACGAGGGCGCCTCGTCGGCGCGGTTCAGGGCGGCAGCGGCGCTGGGCCTGGCGGGCGCGCGTGCAGACGCCCTGGCCATGCTCGCCGCGGCCGAAGCGCGGTCGCCCGATTCGACATACGTGCGGACCGTGCTCGCGCCCGTCACACGCGCGTCGATCGCGCTGCATGCCGGGCAGTGGGCGGATGCCGTTGCCGCGCTCGACGCGGCCAGCCCTACCGAGACAGGCGGACTGGGTGCGCTCGTGCCCACGTACCTGCGCGCCGAGGCGTACAGGGAGCAGGGGACGTGGGCCGAGGCGGCCGCCGAATACGAGCGCCTGATCCGGAACCGCGGAACCGACCCGTTCGCGCCGATGGTTCCGCTCGCGTGGCTCGGCCTGGCGCGCGTGCGCCTCGCGGGAGGGAACGTGACCGTGGCGCGTTCGTCTTACGAAATGGCGCTCTCGTTCTGGCGCGCTGCCGACGCGGACTTCCCACCCCGACGCGTCGCCAAGGCAGAGTACGATCGGCTCGCGTCTGGTGCCGCCTCCACCAACGCATCAGCTGCGGGCAACAGAGGCTCACCCTGAGAGCACCCCGGCCGTGTCTTCCGACAACTCCCGCGACTCGTTGCCCGTCTCGATCGGGCATTACCAGTTGCTCGAGCGTATCGGGCAGGACGGCCGCGTCGAGATCTGGCGCGCGCGAGATGCGCGGCTGCAGCGGACCGTCGCGCTCCTGCTGCTGCGGCGTGGCCCGGACGTCTCGCAGGAGGCGATCGACCGCTTCCGCCGGCAGGCGCACGTGGCCTCGCTCGTCACGCATCCACACATCTGCGCCGTTCACAACTGGGGTGAAGAGGAGGGGCAACCCTACGTCGTGCGCGAGCTGTTGTCCGGCCGTCGCCTCGACGAACTGACGGCGGCGGGGCTCATGCCTGTCGACCGCATCGCCGAGATCGGCACGCAACTGGCCGGGGCGTTGTGCGCCGTGCATCGCCGCGGCCTCGTCCACGGACACGTCCGTCCGAACCACGTACGCGTCACGAGCGACGGGCACGTGAAGCTGATGAGCCTCGGGAGCGCCGTGGCCGATCCGTCGGCGTCGGCCCCGGATCTCGGCGCGTTCGCGACGACAGCCGTGGACATCGATCCCGTCGGGGACGGCGAGGAAGCGGAACCGGATCCGTACCTGTCGCCCGAGCAGGTCGCCGGACATCCACCGGTGGCGGCAAGCGACGTCTTCTCGGTGGGCGTGCTCCTCTACGAGCTGACGACCGGCCAGCGCCCGTTCAGTGGCGACTCGCCGACGGCGCTCGCGAAGGCGATCCTGTCGACGCCGGTGGTCCCGGTTCGGAAACTGAATCGACGCGTGCCTGCCGCTCTGGCCGCCGCGATCGAGCGAGCCCTCGAGAAGGAGCCGCAACAGCGTCAGGCCTCGATGCAGGACCTGCTCGACGAGTTGCGTGACGTGCGTCGCGTCGGCACGTCTCGGTGGCACGTGTCCACGGGGCTCGTCGGCTGGCGAGCGGCGGTGCTGGCTGCCGTCCTGTTCGCCTCGATCGCGGGCGCTGCGTGGCGATTCGGATGGCGGCCCGGGACCGGCGTTGCCGCGCGACCACGCAACTCGGTGCTCCTCAGCGACATCGTCAACGGCACCGCCGACGCCGACTTCCAGGGCACGCTGCGGCAGGCCGTCAGCGTGTACCTCGGACAGTCACCGTACCTCGACGTCGTCTCCGACGAGCGCGTGCGCAGCGGACTCGCGATGATGGGGCGTCCTGCCGACACGCCATTGACGCACGCCGTGGCGACGGAGCTGTGCCAGCGACTCGGTGTGCAGGCGATGCTGGAAGGCAGCGTGTCTGCCGTCGGGCGCGACACAGTGATCGCGCTCGTGGCCACCGACTGCGAGAACGGCGGCACGATCGTGCGGCAGCAGGCCGACGTGCAGCACAAGGAGGACGTGCTGCGCGTGCTCGGCGAGCTCACCGCGTCGGTGCGCACGGCGCTCGGCGAACCGCGCACGTCGCTCTCGGCGCACAACGTGCCGATCGAAGATGCGACGACGCCGTCGCTGGATGCGCTGAAGGCCTACACGGAGGCGGCAGCGAAGCGGGCCGCCGGTCAGGAACTCGACGGGATCCAGTTGCTGGAGCGCGCGATCCGGATCGACCCCGGATTCGCGCTCGCCTACACCACGCTGTCGAGCGCGTACGGAGGGCTCGGCGAGACGGGCCGAAGCGAGGAGTACGCACGCCTCGCGTATGAGAAGCGCGGACGCGTCAGTGAACGCGAACGCCTGTTCATCACGTACCAGTACCACGATCGCGTCACGGGCGATCAACTGAAGGCGCGCGAAGCGCTGGAGGTATGGAGCCGCACCTATCCGCGCGACTACAGGGCTCCCAACGCACTGGCGGTGCTGCTCAACCGGTTCGGCGATTTCCAGGCGGCGGCGCTCCAGGCCGAGGAGGCACACCGGCGCAATCCGGCGCACGCCTTCCCGTATTCCAACCTCGCGCACGCGCGGCGAGGCCAGGGACGGTACGCCGATGCGCGTGCGGTGGCGGAGGAGGCCGTCGGGCAGCGGCTCGAGACGGTGCCGATGCGACGGCTGCTGTATCAGGTGACGTCGCTGCTCGGCGACAGCGCGACGGCGCGCGATCAGATCGCGTGGGCCGCCACGCGTTCCCGCGGATTCGATGTGATCGGGGCGCAGGCCCAGGCGGCGGCGTTCCACGGGCGGCTCGGCGAGGCGCGACAGCTCTTCGCGCAGACCATGGCGGCGGCCGAGGCGCAACACTTCCCGGAGATCACCTCCGGCTATGGCGCATGGCTTGCACTCACCGAAGTGCTGATTGGCGATCGTGAGCGAGGCGTGGCGCAGGCGCGCGAGGTCGCACGGACGTCAACGCCGCCGGAGCCGGCGTTGCGCGCGGCGGCGGCGCTCGCGCTGGCCGGCCGGTCCGACGAGGCGGAAGCCATCCTCGCGCGGCGCCGGCTGGTGCGTCCCGAGGACACCTTCCTGCGCGTGGCATACGTGCCCGTCGCGGCCGCGGCGATCGCGCTCGCCCACAACAGGCCTGCCGAGGCCGCCGAAGCCCTGCGCCCGGCCGCGCCATACCAGTACGGCTTCATCGCCGCATTGGCGCCAGCGTACGTGGAGGGATTGGCGTACGCGCGTGCCGGTGCGCACACGGAGGCGGCGCGCGTCTTCCGCAGTCTCGTGGAACACCGCGGCAGCGATCCGTTCTCGCCAATCATTCCGGTGGCGCAGCTCGGACTGGCGCGCGCGCTGGCCGCGTCAGGCGACCTCGAGGGCAGCCGTCGCGCCTACGACACGC includes the following:
- a CDS encoding protein kinase, giving the protein MSSDNSRDSLPVSIGHYQLLERIGQDGRVEIWRARDARLQRTVALLLLRRGPDVSQEAIDRFRRQAHVASLVTHPHICAVHNWGEEEGQPYVVRELLSGRRLDELTAAGLMPVDRIAEIGTQLAGALCAVHRRGLVHGHVRPNHVRVTSDGHVKLMSLGSAVADPSASAPDLGAFATTAVDIDPVGDGEEAEPDPYLSPEQVAGHPPVAASDVFSVGVLLYELTTGQRPFSGDSPTALAKAILSTPVVPVRKLNRRVPAALAAAIERALEKEPQQRQASMQDLLDELRDVRRVGTSRWHVSTGLVGWRAAVLAAVLFASIAGAAWRFGWRPGTGVAARPRNSVLLSDIVNGTADADFQGTLRQAVSVYLGQSPYLDVVSDERVRSGLAMMGRPADTPLTHAVATELCQRLGVQAMLEGSVSAVGRDTVIALVATDCENGGTIVRQQADVQHKEDVLRVLGELTASVRTALGEPRTSLSAHNVPIEDATTPSLDALKAYTEAAAKRAAGQELDGIQLLERAIRIDPGFALAYTTLSSAYGGLGETGRSEEYARLAYEKRGRVSERERLFITYQYHDRVTGDQLKAREALEVWSRTYPRDYRAPNALAVLLNRFGDFQAAALQAEEAHRRNPAHAFPYSNLAHARRGQGRYADARAVAEEAVGQRLETVPMRRLLYQVTSLLGDSATARDQIAWAATRSRGFDVIGAQAQAAAFHGRLGEARQLFAQTMAAAEAQHFPEITSGYGAWLALTEVLIGDRERGVAQAREVARTSTPPEPALRAAAALALAGRSDEAEAILARRRLVRPEDTFLRVAYVPVAAAAIALAHNRPAEAAEALRPAAPYQYGFIAALAPAYVEGLAYARAGAHTEAARVFRSLVEHRGSDPFSPIIPVAQLGLARALAASGDLEGSRRAYDTLAEWWRDADPVLPIVGLVQQERAALRPVS
- the meaB gene encoding methylmalonyl Co-A mutase-associated GTPase MeaB; translated protein: MTTRRLPVDVYVAGVIGGDRTILARAITLIESEHPDDADAAAAVLDGVLPHAGRSRRVGVSGVPGVGKSTFIDALGMHLVDARDARVAVLSVDPSSPVSGGSILGDKTRMERLALHERAYIRPSPSRGHLGGVARRTRETIVLCEAAGFDTILVETVGVGQSETAVRSMVDFFLLLLLPGAGDELQGIKRGIVEMADAVAINKADGENTARAETARAAYKAALHLFPASTDGWQPPVVTCSATTGTGVPAVWDIVMRHESQMRARGGFETRRQEQALAWMRALVAEGIEARLRADARVSEKWPALEAAVRESRTTPFAAARELLAHLDPATGNRQAGNR
- a CDS encoding histidine phosphatase family protein, yielding MPTTRLFLVRHGATQLTAENRFSGAVGVDLSDEGRWQVAKLGERLRQDPVTAIYTSPLSRTVETARIIGRTFDLEPIVRDGLAEIGHGRWEGLTRAEVEARFGDEYATWEEDPFTFAPEGGESGVTVLARALPVIREVVTTHQGECVLVVSHKATIRILLSSLLGFDARGYRDRLDQAPACLNVLDFRDTVRARLMLFNDTSHYAHHARPAGAGLSRWWDGTNAPR
- a CDS encoding protein kinase; translation: MASAHLSHYRLLGLLGVGGMGEVHRAEDTRLRREVAIKILHPEAAASKEWLTRFRREARLASSLQHPHICTIHELGEHDGQAFIVMERLEGVTVRELIEEGPMPPARVIALARQVADALDAAHRQGIIHRDIKPANLFVTEGDHVKVVDFGLARLASDEPGAGTASGPAPIQRDPAVDLARTHSRPLHLTQTGMAMGTVFYMSPEQARGDALDARTDLFSLGSVLYEMVTGRRAFEGDDIAQILNRIGNGVFVPPRSLQPGVPRALDAIIVKLLAADPGQRYQRASELASDLARAQAPSGPAPRLLVDGGTRLDRATRRRRVGLAASALLVAGSLAAAWYARRPVALTDRDSIVIGAIENATGNPVFDDTLRAALEVQLAQSPFLAIVPDGRIAETLRLMGRAPDQRLTHDIARETCQRLDVKALIDGRLAPFGSQYVLTVTATDCRTGGTLAQAQAEAANAESVLAELGTIASGLRTTLGESLPSLARFDTPIAQATTPSLPALKAYAMGLEERRRGREIESIAFLNQAIELDPTFAQAHATLSTVYGAIGELEKSEAHAREAFAHQNRVSEHERLFIRYQYHDRVTGDQDAVVETLQAWQAAYPRDFVPANALAVIYNRLGQYDKAVAAATEALRRTPDHPFAVSNLAVAYRGLDRYDDARRVASEAVTRGTATAPTRRLLFQLQVLAEDPAAAKQIAWARGQTREFDLVAAQAQIAMFEGRWGDGEALYRRAIELALARGLQGYAAGQASHLAWLEAIERPGPDLEARVRRMLAFANHGDEGASSARFRAAAALGLAGARADALAMLAAAEARSPDSTYVRTVLAPVTRASIALHAGQWADAVAALDAASPTETGGLGALVPTYLRAEAYREQGTWAEAAAEYERLIRNRGTDPFAPMVPLAWLGLARVRLAGGNVTVARSSYEMALSFWRAADADFPPRRVAKAEYDRLASGAASTNASAAGNRGSP
- a CDS encoding Gfo/Idh/MocA family oxidoreductase; translated protein: MSELRIGIVGLGWVAGAHIETFKHVTGARVTAVCSRRVQEPAALEARYGIPLKAYQDYAGMLADPDIDAIDICTPHPYHAEQAIAAANAGKHLIIEKPIALSWADAVRVRDAIRANGVQAMVCVEVRYSAQFTLTRAIVEQGLLGDLHYGEVDYYHGIGPWYGQYGWNIKKDMGASSLLTAGCHAMDILLMLMQAPVLEVTALGTNSRSEHFSPYEYPTTTVSLLRFADGRVGKVTSCIDCLQPYYFHTHLVGSHGTLLDTKLYTDRLPGMIKTEWSQLATHPIDSGDVKDHPYQPQFQAFVDATAAGVPMPLTDFDTAIESHRVAYAADLSVARRETVKLSELA
- a CDS encoding PIG-L family deacetylase → MPRVLALMAHPDDIEITCAGTLILLKDAGWDVHMATMTAGDLGSSTLPAAAIARIRRKEAAASARLLGAGYTCLGIRDLTIAHTERQKRIVTGLLRAVRPDVLITHPPVDYMADHEQTSYLARDAAFGSTIPNWKALPPIGVRAPRRPAPPCDALPALLFADPIDLATPTGARAAATHVVDISPVIERKAAMLAAHASQRAWLHEQHGEDEYLHWMRRVAVERARDIRRRSVTHAEGFVPYLGHAFPRHDVLTKALGRKVVRSAMP